A window of the Candidatus Brocadiaceae bacterium genome harbors these coding sequences:
- a CDS encoding NupC/NupG family nucleoside CNT transporter has translation MGLDVGYRFVSFGGLIAMLALAWALSENRRALRARTILWGLGLQLALALFVLKTRPGAWLFGGVDRVFAHVLGFSDQGAAFVFGKLSMEPSYGALVAFRVLPVIVFVASLASILYHLRVIQWAVRQMARLMQVTMRTSGAESLSSALFVFMGIESVTAVGKYVAPMTRSELFVVMTGFMATIASSVMATYVMFGASAGHLLAASLMSAPAAIVIAKIMVPETGVPATAGRVEFEPEVGTANIMDAAATGATDGVKLGINIAAMLIAFVALIAMVNFALEAVTGLTLQKAFGFMFAGFAAAMGVPRGEWLAVGELLGIKTVLNEFLAYEAMGGVELSVRARLISTYALCGFANLGSIAILIGGLSGVAPERRAEVAALGLKALVAGTLATFMTACYAGMFA, from the coding sequence ATGGGATTGGACGTTGGCTACAGGTTCGTCAGCTTCGGCGGGTTGATAGCCATGCTGGCTCTGGCGTGGGCGCTGAGCGAGAACCGTCGCGCGCTGCGTGCCCGTACGATCCTGTGGGGACTGGGCCTGCAACTGGCCCTGGCGTTGTTCGTGCTGAAGACGCGGCCCGGCGCGTGGCTGTTCGGAGGCGTGGACAGGGTCTTCGCCCATGTGCTCGGGTTCAGCGACCAGGGGGCTGCGTTCGTTTTCGGCAAGCTGAGCATGGAACCGAGCTACGGCGCGCTCGTGGCGTTCCGCGTGCTGCCCGTGATCGTGTTCGTCGCCTCGCTCGCGTCCATCCTCTACCACCTGCGCGTGATCCAGTGGGCCGTGCGGCAGATGGCGCGGCTGATGCAGGTGACCATGCGCACGTCCGGGGCCGAGTCGCTCTCGTCCGCGCTGTTCGTCTTCATGGGCATCGAGAGCGTCACGGCGGTGGGCAAGTACGTGGCGCCGATGACGCGCAGCGAGCTGTTCGTGGTCATGACCGGCTTTATGGCGACGATCGCCAGCTCGGTGATGGCGACCTACGTGATGTTCGGCGCCTCGGCGGGCCATCTGCTGGCCGCCTCGCTGATGAGCGCGCCGGCCGCCATCGTGATCGCCAAGATCATGGTGCCCGAGACCGGGGTGCCGGCGACCGCCGGCCGGGTCGAGTTCGAGCCCGAAGTCGGCACGGCGAACATCATGGACGCGGCGGCCACCGGCGCGACCGACGGTGTGAAGCTGGGCATCAACATCGCCGCCATGCTGATCGCGTTCGTGGCGCTGATCGCGATGGTGAACTTCGCGCTGGAGGCGGTGACGGGTCTGACGCTCCAGAAGGCGTTCGGGTTCATGTTCGCGGGGTTTGCCGCCGCCATGGGCGTCCCGCGCGGCGAGTGGCTGGCGGTCGGCGAGCTGCTGGGCATCAAGACCGTGCTGAACGAGTTCCTGGCCTACGAGGCGATGGGCGGCGTGGAGCTGAGCGTCCGCGCGCGGCTCATCAGCACGTACGCCCTGTGCGGGTTCGCGAACCTCGGCAGCATCGCCATCCTGATCGGCGGCCTGAGCGGCGTGGCGCCCGAGCGGCGCGCGGAGGTCGCTGCCCTGGGCCTAAAGGCGCTGGTCGCCGGCACGCTGGCCACCTTCATGACCGCCTGCTACGCCGGCATGTTCGCCTGA
- a CDS encoding NAD+ synthase, whose amino-acid sequence MKVALAQINTTVGDVEGNARKAIEAIRRAAELRAELVVLPELTLSGYPPMDLVERRAFIEANERALQQVADAARGIRAVVGHVGRVAPQAGRPGANSASLVGDGRVLDRRDKVLLPTYDVFDEARLFEPAAGNTPVRLDSHALGVTICEDMWNDRFFWPRRRYGVDPVEGLAAAGVDLMLNLSASPFSIGKADVRRKMLAAMARRHGVPFACVNLVGGNDQLIFDGRSLAVDARGRLIAEAAAFAEDMLIVDTQAEGAAATPEADEMADVFRALTLGVADYARKCGFRRAVVALSGGLDSALTAAIAAEALGPENVTTLFLPTEFSSALSERDAAQTAANLGVTHHRIDIDPLRRAVLGVLEPIFRGTEPGIAEENVQARIRGLLVMAYANKFGHLPLATGNKSELAAGYCTLYGDMVGGLAVIGDLPKTTVYRLSRHLNRRRPVIPQSTLDRAPTAELKPDQTDQDVLPPYETLDAILNLYVEEAQERDQIVAAGHDPQTVDRVLRMVDRAEFKRRQAPMALRVTGRAFGPGRQLPIAQRWRR is encoded by the coding sequence ATGAAGGTCGCACTGGCACAGATCAACACGACGGTCGGCGACGTCGAAGGCAACGCGCGCAAGGCGATCGAAGCGATCCGGCGGGCCGCCGAACTCCGTGCGGAGCTGGTGGTGCTGCCCGAGCTGACGCTCAGCGGTTACCCGCCCATGGACCTGGTGGAACGCCGGGCGTTCATCGAGGCCAACGAGCGCGCGCTGCAGCAGGTGGCCGACGCCGCCCGGGGCATCCGGGCCGTCGTCGGACACGTCGGCCGCGTGGCCCCGCAAGCCGGGCGCCCGGGGGCCAATTCGGCCTCGCTCGTCGGCGACGGCCGGGTGCTGGACCGGCGCGACAAGGTGCTGCTGCCCACCTACGACGTCTTCGACGAGGCGCGCCTGTTCGAGCCCGCGGCGGGCAACACGCCGGTGCGGCTGGACTCCCATGCGCTCGGCGTGACCATCTGCGAGGACATGTGGAACGACCGCTTCTTCTGGCCCCGCCGCCGCTACGGCGTCGACCCCGTCGAGGGCCTCGCGGCCGCCGGCGTGGACCTGATGCTGAACCTGTCCGCCTCGCCCTTCTCGATCGGCAAGGCCGACGTGCGCCGCAAGATGCTCGCGGCCATGGCGCGCCGGCACGGCGTGCCGTTCGCCTGCGTGAACCTGGTCGGCGGCAACGACCAGCTCATCTTCGACGGCCGCAGCCTGGCCGTGGACGCGCGGGGCCGTCTGATCGCCGAGGCGGCGGCGTTCGCCGAGGACATGCTGATCGTCGACACACAGGCCGAGGGCGCGGCGGCGACGCCCGAAGCGGACGAGATGGCCGACGTCTTCCGGGCGCTCACGCTCGGCGTGGCAGACTACGCGCGCAAATGCGGCTTCCGCAGGGCCGTCGTCGCGCTCAGCGGCGGCCTGGATTCGGCCCTGACGGCCGCCATCGCGGCCGAGGCCCTGGGACCGGAGAACGTGACGACGCTCTTTCTGCCCACGGAGTTCAGCAGCGCGCTGAGCGAACGCGACGCCGCACAGACGGCCGCCAACCTGGGCGTCACGCACCACCGCATCGACATCGATCCGCTGCGCCGGGCCGTGCTGGGCGTGCTGGAGCCGATCTTCCGGGGCACCGAGCCGGGCATCGCCGAGGAGAACGTGCAGGCGCGCATCCGCGGGCTGCTCGTGATGGCCTACGCCAACAAGTTCGGCCACCTGCCGCTGGCCACCGGGAACAAGAGCGAACTGGCCGCCGGCTACTGCACGCTTTACGGCGACATGGTCGGCGGGCTGGCCGTTATCGGCGACCTGCCCAAGACGACCGTCTACCGGCTCTCGCGCCATCTGAACCGGCGCCGGCCCGTCATCCCGCAGTCCACCCTGGACCGCGCCCCCACGGCCGAGTTGAAGCCCGACCAGACCGACCAGGACGTGCTGCCGCCCTACGAGACGCTGGACGCCATCCTGAACCTGTACGTCGAGGAGGCGCAGGAGCGCGACCAGATCGTGGCCGCCGGCCACGACCCGCAGACCGTCGACCGCGTGCTGCGCATGGTGGACCGGGCGGAGTTCAAGCGCCGCCAGGCGCCGATGGCGCTGCGGGTGACCGGCCGCGCGTTCGGCCCCGGCCGCCAGCTCCCCATTGCACAGCGTTGGCGTCGATGA